The following are encoded together in the Rhizobium brockwellii genome:
- a CDS encoding ABC transporter ATP-binding protein has product MSGLSIRNVKKSFGPVDIIHGVDVEIADGEFTILVGPSGCGKSTLLRMIAGLEDITAGQISIDGRVVNNLQPKDRDIAMVFQNYALYPQMTVSQNMGFALELAGVKRPEIEQKVGEAAAILGLQPLLDRKPAQLSGGQRQRVAMGRAIVRDPKVFLFDEPLSNLDAKLRVKMRAEIKALHQRLKTTIVYVTHDQIEAMTMADKIVVLHGGRVEQIGSPLELYDRPRNIFVAGFLGSPAMNFLEGTLEGAGNPVLSLPGGSRVTLSRAPANAANRPLTLGIRPEDITFGGENGVDAVVKVVEPTGSETHVAVELEGRELTWVVRERVELVPEQPVKLSFETAKVHFFDRETQQRLSV; this is encoded by the coding sequence ATGTCTGGCTTGAGCATCAGAAACGTCAAGAAATCCTTCGGCCCGGTCGATATCATTCATGGTGTCGACGTCGAGATCGCCGACGGTGAGTTTACCATTCTCGTCGGCCCCTCCGGCTGCGGCAAGTCGACATTGTTGCGCATGATTGCGGGGCTCGAGGATATCACCGCCGGTCAAATCAGCATTGACGGCCGGGTCGTGAACAATCTGCAGCCGAAGGATCGCGATATCGCGATGGTCTTCCAGAACTATGCATTATACCCGCAGATGACGGTCTCCCAGAACATGGGATTTGCGCTCGAGCTCGCCGGGGTCAAGCGGCCGGAAATCGAACAGAAGGTCGGTGAGGCTGCAGCAATTCTCGGATTGCAGCCGCTTCTCGACCGAAAGCCGGCGCAGCTGTCGGGCGGACAGCGACAGCGCGTCGCCATGGGCCGGGCCATCGTTCGCGATCCGAAAGTCTTTCTCTTCGACGAGCCGCTCTCCAATCTGGATGCGAAACTGCGCGTGAAGATGAGAGCGGAAATCAAGGCTCTGCACCAACGCCTGAAGACCACGATCGTTTACGTCACCCACGACCAGATCGAAGCCATGACCATGGCTGACAAGATCGTCGTGCTCCACGGCGGTCGCGTCGAACAGATCGGCAGTCCGCTCGAGCTCTATGACCGACCACGCAATATCTTTGTCGCCGGTTTCCTCGGTTCCCCCGCGATGAACTTTCTCGAGGGAACCCTTGAGGGCGCAGGCAACCCGGTATTGTCGCTGCCGGGCGGGTCACGCGTAACGCTTTCGCGGGCTCCAGCCAATGCCGCCAACAGACCGCTGACGCTGGGCATTCGTCCCGAAGACATCACCTTCGGCGGCGAAAACGGTGTGGATGCCGTGGTCAAGGTGGTCGAGCCGACGGGATCGGAAACCCATGTCGCCGTGGAGCTCGAAGGCAGGGAGCTGACATGGGTCGTTCGCGAACGTGTCGAGCTGGTGCCGGAACAGCCGGTGAAGCTTTCTTTCGAAACGGCCAAGGTTCACTTCTTCGACCGGGAGACGCAGCAGCGTTTGAGCGTCTGA
- a CDS encoding SDR family oxidoreductase: MKIVVIGGTGLIGSKTVERLRKKGHEVLAASPNSGVDTITGKGLAEALAGAQVVLDLANSPSFEDKAVLEFFQTSGRNLLKAGAAAGVKHHIALSIVGMERLQGSGYMRAKMAQQELIKSSGIPYTIVHSTQFHEFMAGIAQSGTVGQTVHLSPAYVQPIASDDVADVMAEVALGKPVNGTIEIGGPEKVRLTEIVMRLFKATNDPRQVVADPHARYFGVELEDNSLVTGAKARLGQIRFDDWLSRQPPQKKSA; the protein is encoded by the coding sequence ATGAAAATCGTCGTTATCGGCGGCACTGGCCTCATCGGCTCAAAGACCGTGGAAAGATTGCGCAAAAAGGGGCACGAGGTATTGGCGGCTTCGCCGAACTCGGGTGTGGACACGATCACTGGCAAAGGCCTGGCGGAAGCGCTCGCCGGGGCACAGGTGGTTCTCGATCTCGCAAACTCGCCCTCGTTCGAGGACAAGGCCGTCCTGGAATTCTTCCAGACGTCGGGCCGCAATCTGCTCAAGGCAGGGGCTGCCGCCGGCGTCAAGCATCACATCGCTCTGTCGATCGTCGGTATGGAGCGGCTGCAGGGCAGCGGCTACATGCGCGCCAAGATGGCCCAGCAAGAGCTGATCAAGAGCTCCGGCATACCCTACACCATCGTGCACTCCACCCAGTTCCATGAATTCATGGCTGGCATCGCCCAGTCGGGTACCGTCGGCCAGACCGTGCATCTGTCGCCGGCCTACGTGCAGCCGATCGCCTCGGACGACGTCGCCGACGTCATGGCCGAGGTGGCGCTCGGCAAGCCGGTGAACGGCACGATCGAGATCGGCGGGCCGGAGAAAGTCCGCCTCACCGAAATCGTGATGCGTCTCTTCAAGGCGACGAACGATCCGCGGCAAGTGGTGGCGGATCCGCACGCCCGCTACTTCGGCGTGGAGCTCGAGGATAATTCGCTCGTGACCGGCGCCAAGGCGCGGCTCGGCCAGATCCGCTTCGACGATTGGCTGAGCCGGCAGCCGCCCCAGAAAAAGAGCGCCTGA
- a CDS encoding GNAT family N-acetyltransferase — translation MHIRKAVSADAAELSSLLNEIILAGGTTALETPLSAAEFADWFIDGEFPLTCHVVEHDQSLVGFQSLSLYGDPPKGFADIATFARMNPRTAGVGSALFPATRAAAEELGLEFINATIRADNVSGLGYYTKMGFETYDRLVQVPLQDGTPVDRIKKRFRVGARHHTIPDA, via the coding sequence ATGCACATTCGAAAGGCCGTCTCCGCCGACGCGGCGGAGCTGAGCAGTCTCCTGAACGAGATCATCCTTGCCGGTGGAACGACCGCACTCGAGACGCCGCTTTCAGCTGCCGAGTTCGCGGACTGGTTCATCGATGGCGAGTTTCCTCTGACCTGCCATGTTGTAGAGCACGATCAGTCACTCGTCGGTTTTCAGTCGCTGAGCTTATACGGCGATCCGCCAAAAGGCTTCGCCGACATCGCGACCTTTGCCCGCATGAACCCCAGGACCGCAGGCGTCGGCAGCGCTCTTTTCCCCGCAACCCGAGCGGCGGCGGAAGAACTCGGGCTCGAATTCATCAACGCGACCATCCGCGCCGACAATGTCAGCGGCCTTGGCTATTACACAAAGATGGGCTTCGAGACCTATGACCGGCTGGTCCAGGTTCCGCTTCAGGACGGGACGCCCGTCGATAGGATCAAGAAGCGTTTCAGAGTGGGCGCCAGGCATCACACGATACCCGACGCCTGA
- a CDS encoding DUF5060 domain-containing protein, with protein sequence MSDATVEKWGVFEASFDGPSGDNPYLDVAFDAVFTHKSREVRVPGFYDGNGTYRIRFMPDIEGEWSFSTRSKTAALDGKTGALTASEPSPANHGPVRVRNKFHFAYADGTPFLCFGTTCYAWTHQPLDMQKQTLETLKKARFNKMRMGVFPKDYPYNVNEPLHASFERGADGKEDFDRPNPASFQHFEKQVAALCQLGIEADIIIFHPYDRWGYADMSAEQDFRYVEYLAARLAAYRNVWWSLANEYDFLIDTKPMEQWDRYFHILEENDPYQHLRSIHNGDVTANFDHRKPWVTHTCIQNPDVKRTQEWRDSYGKPVVNDEPEYEGDILQSWGNLNAQELVHRFWITMARGGYAGHGETYSHPEDLIWWAKGGELRGEAWKRIAFLRDLLEADVKHGLEPLGIIGEWPWSRVSGARDGDGDFRLIYFGEHQPVVWSTGLPVDGDDYDIDLIDTWEMTITPAEKVAAPVPHPTRHGSVVRGGKPDAAFGVKIPRKPYQALRVRRKR encoded by the coding sequence ATGTCTGATGCAACAGTCGAAAAATGGGGCGTGTTCGAGGCCTCCTTTGATGGACCCTCCGGCGACAATCCCTATCTCGACGTGGCATTCGATGCCGTGTTCACCCATAAGAGCCGCGAAGTCCGCGTGCCGGGCTTCTATGACGGCAACGGGACCTACCGTATCCGCTTCATGCCGGACATCGAAGGCGAGTGGTCGTTTTCGACCCGTTCCAAGACTGCCGCACTCGACGGCAAGACCGGCGCATTGACCGCGAGCGAGCCTTCGCCCGCCAATCACGGCCCGGTGCGCGTGCGCAACAAATTCCACTTCGCCTATGCCGACGGCACCCCGTTCCTGTGCTTTGGGACGACCTGCTATGCCTGGACGCACCAGCCGCTCGACATGCAGAAGCAGACCCTCGAAACCCTCAAAAAGGCCCGCTTCAACAAGATGCGGATGGGTGTGTTTCCGAAGGATTATCCCTACAACGTCAACGAGCCGTTGCACGCCTCCTTCGAACGCGGAGCGGACGGAAAGGAAGACTTCGATCGTCCGAATCCCGCCTCGTTCCAGCACTTCGAGAAGCAGGTCGCAGCGCTCTGCCAGTTGGGAATCGAAGCCGATATCATCATCTTCCACCCCTATGACCGGTGGGGCTATGCCGACATGTCGGCCGAACAGGATTTTCGCTATGTCGAATATCTGGCCGCTCGTCTCGCCGCCTACCGGAACGTCTGGTGGTCGCTTGCCAATGAATATGATTTCCTCATCGATACAAAGCCGATGGAGCAGTGGGATCGCTACTTCCACATCCTGGAAGAGAACGACCCCTACCAGCACCTGCGCTCCATCCATAATGGCGACGTGACGGCGAATTTCGATCACCGCAAGCCATGGGTGACCCACACCTGCATTCAGAACCCTGACGTCAAGCGGACCCAGGAATGGCGCGATTCCTACGGCAAGCCTGTCGTCAACGACGAGCCGGAATATGAGGGCGACATCCTGCAATCATGGGGCAATCTCAATGCGCAGGAGCTCGTGCATCGCTTCTGGATCACGATGGCGCGCGGCGGCTATGCCGGCCACGGCGAAACCTATTCCCACCCCGAGGACCTGATCTGGTGGGCCAAGGGCGGGGAACTGCGCGGCGAAGCGTGGAAGCGCATCGCCTTCCTCCGCGACCTCCTGGAAGCCGATGTTAAGCACGGCCTCGAGCCACTGGGCATCATCGGTGAATGGCCATGGTCTCGCGTGTCGGGCGCCCGCGACGGCGATGGCGACTTTCGCCTGATTTATTTCGGCGAGCATCAGCCGGTGGTCTGGTCCACCGGCCTGCCTGTCGACGGCGACGACTATGATATCGATCTCATTGACACCTGGGAGATGACGATCACGCCGGCGGAGAAGGTGGCGGCTCCCGTTCCGCATCCGACGCGCCATGGCTCGGTCGTGCGCGGCGGCAAGCCGGACGCGGCCTTCGGCGTAAAAATTCCGCGCAAGCCGTACCAGGCACTGCGCGTGCGCAGGAAGCGCTAG
- a CDS encoding YihY/virulence factor BrkB family protein, with protein sequence MPDVLHLKKFPFAATMMAAAIGAFVLMQATERRSVAPSADTGRAGDDHGRSASTPEAIPFSGLRDVFWRVFHEILADRVTLIAAGVTFYLLLALFPAMAALVSLYGLIADPATISEHLRELAGLMPSGAFDLLANQIEELVGRRDATLGITFFVGLGIALWSTHSGTLAIFDAMNVAYEEEEKRGLVRLNLIGLCFTLCAMLLTVVMVALVGVMPIVLSYLWLDQFKEHMALLLRWPLLLLVVAVAVTSVYRFGPSREPAKLRWMTWGAALTTVAWAAMSLGFSFYLDHFANYNATYGTLGALIGFLIWIWLSVVILIVGGALNAELEHQTAKDTTTGAPLPMGSRGAYVADTLGKTMS encoded by the coding sequence ATGCCAGATGTACTTCACCTCAAGAAATTCCCCTTTGCGGCGACAATGATGGCCGCAGCAATTGGCGCATTTGTCTTGATGCAGGCAACTGAGCGCCGGTCGGTCGCCCCGTCTGCGGATACCGGCCGCGCGGGTGACGATCATGGCCGCAGCGCCAGCACGCCCGAGGCTATCCCCTTCAGCGGCCTTCGCGACGTGTTCTGGCGCGTCTTCCACGAGATTCTCGCCGACCGGGTCACGCTGATTGCCGCGGGCGTGACGTTTTATCTGCTGCTGGCGCTGTTTCCAGCCATGGCGGCTTTGGTATCTCTTTACGGTTTGATTGCCGATCCGGCCACCATATCCGAACATCTTCGCGAATTGGCCGGTCTCATGCCATCAGGCGCGTTCGATCTTCTTGCCAATCAGATCGAGGAGCTCGTCGGTCGGCGCGATGCTACGCTCGGCATCACCTTCTTCGTCGGCCTCGGCATCGCCCTCTGGAGTACACATAGCGGTACGCTGGCGATCTTCGACGCGATGAACGTCGCCTATGAGGAGGAAGAGAAGCGGGGGCTTGTCCGGTTGAACCTGATCGGCCTCTGCTTCACCTTGTGCGCGATGCTTTTGACAGTTGTCATGGTGGCGCTCGTCGGGGTCATGCCGATTGTCCTCTCCTATCTCTGGCTCGATCAATTCAAGGAGCACATGGCCCTTCTCCTGCGATGGCCGCTGCTTCTGCTGGTCGTCGCGGTGGCCGTTACATCAGTCTACCGCTTCGGCCCCAGCCGGGAGCCTGCCAAGCTCCGGTGGATGACATGGGGCGCGGCTCTGACCACTGTCGCCTGGGCCGCCATGTCTCTCGGCTTTTCCTTCTATCTGGATCACTTCGCCAATTACAACGCGACATACGGCACACTCGGCGCACTGATCGGCTTCCTCATCTGGATCTGGCTTTCCGTCGTCATTCTCATTGTCGGAGGGGCGCTGAACGCCGAACTGGAGCATCAGACCGCGAAGGACACGACGACGGGAGCGCCGCTCCCGATGGGATCGCGCGGGGCCTATGTCGCGGACACTCTGGGCAAGACGATGAGCTGA
- a CDS encoding cupin domain-containing protein: MLRKMISAAALAIVLAAGTQAHAAGGDAKVSVVFDQKLPNVPGKSMRGVLVEYAPGGSSPGHTHPASAFIYATVLEGAITSKVNDGPEKVYKAGESFPEFPGDHHAVSKNASKTKPARLLAVFVLNTDEKELTTDDK, encoded by the coding sequence ATGCTCAGAAAAATGATCTCGGCGGCGGCGCTCGCCATTGTCCTTGCAGCCGGCACTCAGGCTCATGCCGCAGGCGGCGACGCGAAGGTAAGCGTCGTTTTCGACCAGAAGCTCCCTAATGTTCCCGGCAAGAGCATGCGGGGGGTGCTCGTCGAATATGCGCCGGGCGGCTCCTCGCCCGGCCATACGCACCCGGCTTCGGCTTTCATCTATGCCACCGTTCTCGAAGGGGCGATCACCAGCAAGGTGAATGACGGGCCGGAAAAGGTCTACAAGGCCGGCGAAAGCTTTCCCGAATTTCCGGGCGATCATCACGCCGTCAGCAAGAACGCCAGCAAGACAAAGCCGGCGCGCCTGCTTGCGGTCTTCGTGCTGAACACCGACGAAAAGGAACTGACCACCGACGACAAGTGA
- a CDS encoding cystathionine gamma-synthase family protein yields the protein MTAPHPSKTHIGNHALHPETQMLNYGYDPELSEGAVKPPVFLTSTFVFKTAEDGRDFFDYVSGRREPPEGKGAGLVYSRFNHPNSEIVEDRLAVYERTESGVLFSSGMAAIATTLLAFVRPGDAILHSQPLYGGTETLLAKTFLNFDVAAIGFADGVSEGSVQKAAEEAMAKGRVSVILIETPANPTNGLVDVAMIRRVADMIGGRQGHMPIIVCDNTLLGPVFQRPIEHGADISLYSLTKYVGGHSDLIAGAVLGRKAVIKQIKALRGAIGTQLDPHSCWMLGRSLETLQLRMERANSNARAVADFLRDHPKVEKVHYLPYHDPDSPAGRTFIAQCTGAGSTFSFDIRGGQPASFKFLNALQIFKLAVSLGGTESLASHPATMTHSGVPADVRQRIGVLESTIRLSIGIEHPDDLVADLELALQGA from the coding sequence ATGACCGCCCCGCATCCTTCCAAAACTCATATCGGCAATCATGCGCTGCATCCCGAAACACAGATGCTGAATTACGGCTACGATCCCGAACTTTCGGAAGGGGCGGTCAAGCCACCGGTGTTTCTCACCTCCACCTTCGTGTTCAAGACGGCCGAAGATGGCCGCGACTTCTTCGATTACGTGTCGGGCCGCCGCGAGCCGCCCGAAGGGAAGGGGGCGGGCCTCGTCTACTCGCGCTTCAACCATCCGAACAGCGAAATCGTCGAAGACAGGCTCGCCGTCTACGAACGGACGGAAAGCGGCGTGCTGTTTTCATCCGGCATGGCGGCGATCGCCACCACTCTGCTCGCCTTCGTCCGGCCGGGGGATGCGATCCTTCATTCGCAGCCGCTCTACGGGGGAACCGAAACATTGCTGGCGAAGACTTTTCTGAACTTCGACGTCGCCGCCATTGGATTTGCCGACGGCGTCAGCGAAGGATCGGTGCAAAAGGCGGCAGAAGAGGCAATGGCCAAGGGCCGCGTCTCCGTCATCCTGATCGAGACGCCTGCCAATCCGACCAACGGCCTGGTCGATGTCGCGATGATCCGGCGCGTGGCCGACATGATTGGTGGAAGACAGGGCCATATGCCGATCATCGTCTGCGACAACACCCTGCTCGGACCGGTCTTCCAGCGGCCGATCGAGCACGGCGCCGATATCTCGCTCTATTCGCTGACGAAATATGTCGGTGGTCATTCGGATCTGATCGCCGGCGCCGTTCTTGGTCGCAAGGCGGTGATCAAGCAGATCAAGGCCCTGCGCGGCGCGATCGGCACCCAGCTCGATCCACATTCCTGCTGGATGCTCGGCCGTTCGCTGGAAACGCTGCAGCTGCGCATGGAACGGGCAAACAGCAACGCGCGAGCCGTTGCCGACTTTCTGCGTGATCACCCGAAGGTCGAGAAGGTTCACTACCTGCCCTACCACGATCCGGACTCGCCGGCCGGCCGGACCTTCATCGCGCAATGCACCGGCGCCGGCTCAACCTTCTCTTTCGACATTCGCGGCGGTCAGCCCGCCTCGTTCAAATTCCTGAACGCGCTGCAGATCTTCAAGCTCGCGGTCAGCCTCGGCGGCACGGAATCGCTTGCGAGCCATCCGGCCACCATGACACATTCCGGCGTGCCCGCCGATGTCCGCCAGCGCATCGGCGTTCTGGAATCGACCATCCGCCTTTCGATCGGCATTGAGCATCCGGACGATCTGGTGGCGGATCTGGAGCTGGCGCTGCAGGGCGCCTGA
- a CDS encoding carboxymuconolactone decarboxylase family protein has translation MIKRLNFMAHKNSGIDGLVAVEGWIAKSFDPKLLELVKVRVSQMNGCAHCLHMHRQDALKLGETDDRLLLLNAWRESQLFTTRERAALAWAEALTQIAKSHAPDDVYEEAHANFSDDELVALSIGVAMINAWNRLAIGFRLQHPADHKRAAA, from the coding sequence ATGATCAAGCGTCTGAATTTCATGGCTCATAAGAACAGCGGCATCGACGGCCTCGTGGCCGTTGAAGGTTGGATTGCCAAAAGCTTCGATCCGAAGTTGCTCGAACTCGTCAAAGTGCGTGTTTCCCAGATGAATGGATGCGCTCACTGCCTGCACATGCACCGCCAGGACGCGCTGAAGCTCGGCGAAACGGATGACCGGCTGCTGCTTCTGAACGCATGGCGGGAGTCGCAGCTCTTCACCACTCGGGAGCGGGCCGCACTCGCCTGGGCCGAGGCTCTCACTCAGATCGCGAAAAGCCATGCGCCGGATGATGTTTATGAAGAGGCGCACGCCAACTTCTCGGATGACGAACTCGTGGCCCTTTCGATTGGTGTTGCGATGATCAACGCCTGGAACAGGCTGGCGATCGGATTTCGGCTTCAACATCCGGCAGATCACAAACGCGCCGCCGCTTGA
- a CDS encoding protein-L-isoaspartate O-methyltransferase family protein, whose amino-acid sequence MSGDLSIPTAMFTADELAVIRRAYAHQVVATAATTNPRIEAAFATVPREKFLGPPPWEIANLGGGYHPLPSSDLVLAYQDVLFALQSEKGVNNGSPSLHARLLAELDIQIGDRIAHIGAGTGYYSAILAELVGTSGHVYAVEMDPDLAALAQTALADRANVSVINADGSQWPQQEVDAIYVNFAVARPAEPWIERLRPGGRLVLPLGVPRQDRPPKGGRHASHGAALRIERGEGGFAARWIGTAYFVCANGGLTIDDNEIEALTAAFRRGGIEFVKSLLWKTEPRIGRCWYIGDQWALCYDDV is encoded by the coding sequence ATGTCCGGAGATTTGTCCATACCGACTGCGATGTTCACGGCCGACGAACTGGCGGTGATCCGCCGCGCTTACGCCCATCAGGTGGTGGCAACCGCCGCGACGACGAACCCGCGGATCGAAGCTGCCTTTGCCACCGTCCCGCGCGAAAAATTCCTCGGTCCGCCGCCATGGGAGATCGCCAACCTGGGCGGCGGATATCACCCCCTCCCCTCCTCCGATTTGGTTCTGGCCTATCAGGACGTGCTATTCGCCCTGCAGTCCGAAAAGGGTGTCAACAATGGCAGTCCCTCACTGCATGCCCGACTCCTGGCAGAGCTAGACATACAAATCGGCGATCGCATCGCCCATATCGGTGCCGGCACCGGTTATTACAGCGCAATTCTCGCAGAGTTGGTCGGCACTTCCGGTCATGTCTATGCCGTCGAGATGGATCCCGATCTGGCTGCCCTCGCTCAAACAGCGCTTGCTGATCGCGCCAATGTCAGCGTCATTAACGCCGACGGCAGCCAATGGCCGCAACAGGAGGTGGATGCGATCTATGTGAATTTCGCCGTCGCGCGGCCAGCGGAACCCTGGATCGAAAGGCTTCGGCCTGGAGGGCGTCTGGTTCTGCCACTCGGCGTACCGCGCCAGGACCGACCGCCGAAAGGCGGCCGTCATGCATCCCATGGTGCCGCACTTCGGATTGAGCGCGGCGAGGGTGGGTTTGCGGCGCGTTGGATCGGCACAGCCTATTTCGTCTGCGCCAATGGTGGATTGACAATCGACGATAACGAGATCGAGGCGCTGACAGCCGCCTTCAGGCGCGGCGGCATCGAGTTCGTCAAAAGCCTGCTCTGGAAGACGGAGCCGCGGATCGGACGCTGCTGGTATATCGGCGACCAATGGGCGCTCTGCTATGACGACGTCTGA